The following coding sequences are from one Leptolyngbya sp. NIES-3755 window:
- a CDS encoding hypothetical protein (conserved hypothetical protein;~similar to AA sequence:cyanobase_aa:LBDG_22070), with product MSIIVSPEDLELFREQLSDHPNALAALDVIEDCDGDLEDAAISLAIRSGQLPEENEGWIVGLAKRWRHILCEAQLKEGLEDGLSGEVVDTIVTQTDLPMRLAVPVAIYVIKTGVEPFCQPMQEKMF from the coding sequence ATGTCGATCATCGTTTCACCCGAAGACCTTGAACTGTTTCGCGAACAACTTTCTGATCATCCCAATGCACTTGCAGCGTTAGACGTGATCGAGGATTGTGATGGCGATCTCGAAGATGCAGCGATTTCTTTGGCGATTCGATCGGGACAGTTGCCCGAAGAAAATGAAGGCTGGATCGTGGGACTGGCGAAACGATGGCGACATATTCTCTGTGAAGCGCAGTTGAAAGAAGGATTGGAGGATGGCTTGTCGGGAGAAGTCGTCGATACGATCGTCACCCAAACCGACCTGCCGATGCGACTAGCCGTTCCAGTCGCAATCTATGTGATTAAAACGGGAGTTGAACCGTTTTGTCAGCCGATGCAAGAGAAAATGTTTTGA